gtctcaggcagtTACTCATCATGGAAGTATGTTTCCAAACCactttcattacacacacctggtggtAGGAGCTGGGTTGGGTCCCTCCGGTGTAGCGAATTCTGGGGCCGCCAGGACTGGCTGTGTATCTGAACCCTGGGGTAGTGCTGCTTCCAGAGGGTTCAACAGGGCTAGAATATGCCCGGGTTCGACTCTCAGCCACGGGGCTACTCTGCCTGACACCCATGGTGGCTCCTGTCCTATTCCAACTTCCCCAAGATATGAAGTCCTATAAGGTCTATAAAACAGAACAGTCCTAGAAAGTTCTCTTCTCTCATGAAGCCCATCAGGGACAGGTGTTGAAAATGGTCCTACACAATGTGCAAAGCTTCAGATTGATGTTTAATCGATATATCAGTGTTCATATACTGTCACTATTCAAATAAACCATAAATAGCCTAGAAAAAACGCTGAAACTCGATGTcacaagagagacagaggcatGACAGTGTCCAGTCCAGTAGTTGTGCCAAAACAGCCAAAGAAATAAAAGTGGCTTGAAAAGTCCAAAGTAAAATCAAATGGGATAACGGACTGATTCTCGACGGACAACATTTACTGCCAAATCGTTTCATTCTCCATATGAAAGTTTATTGGTGCGTCGCCGCATCATTCCAATATTCTATGCGCTAAGATCATGGCGGTTTGCCGCACAAGTCCCACACCGCGACAGTAGGTCCGACCACTTTAGTGACTATGTATGCACCTTCTCAACATTTCTCGATTACAGACTGTCGAAACGAAAGCGGCGTCACTATGATCTCGATCTGCTCTGCTGTAGTTTCGCCTGCTGACTGCGATTGTCGACAGGAGCTAAGCAATGGTCGACTTCGTTTTGAATGGCCCGGTCTCCTAGATGAGTGGAGATTTAGCTTAAAGACCAATGGAATGGTCGAGCATGTACAAACTCCGCCCAACCAGGACACCGGGCCATGCAAAAGGTTTGCCCTAATGCCTTcctccttctctgtgtgtgtgtgtgtggtcaagtGACATCAAACCCATGAACAACAGCAAAAGTTGCATGGACACAGATTAGGCTATAGACATAGCAGATGTTTCTAAAAAGCCAGGCAGATATATAATTGTCATACTTAATATAGATATGTAATATGTACATCATATTTGCATATCAAAAACCCAGTCAGACTCACTGCTCCCTCCACACATTTGTTTTATTGAATACCTTCACACACACTGGAGGACAGAACATAAAAACACACATTAGCATGACAAACATTCAGTTAAATAATGTAACTAAAAATGATGTTCATAAGTAAAGACTTAAAAGCATTCGGAGAGAGACTTACATCTATCGTAGTTGCCATGTTCAGAGAGAGTAACAAGTGTAGGCCTAGTTTAGTAAGGTGGAAGAAGGCTGCTGCAGGTAGACGTTGCCTGTAGACACAGATCTAGGAACAGTTTCCTTTCCCCAATCCCAATAACGGGGGAAAATGACCTTGGATCAGTGTCTAAAAACAACTTCATCCTACTCCTTCAGGTCCGTGGGGATAGTAAAAGCGTAGCAGTGCACTGAtggtggtgacacacacacacacacacacacacacacacacacacacacacacacacacacacacacacacacacacacacacaaaacacgcacaaacacacaaaacacacacacacacacacactatgaaatAAACACACAGATACAGCAGCTCTTGGCCAACTTCACAGCAGTACATAAGGGACAGTTTATAACATAGGATTACATTTCTGctctattcctccctctattTTCACCGCTAACATTTTTACAAGGTCACAACAATGTGCTGGTTTGGCTAGCATTGTGTGGTACAGTGGATGGTTCCAGTCAGGTGTTACATGATTGACAGTGACAGTGCTCTGCTATGTCTGGGTGGCCAGGCTGTGGAGGGAGTATGTTGTTGCTGCTAGACTAGTTGATTGTTTGTCTTTAGGTGGATATGCTGAGCAAGGTTGGAGAGTGTCATGCTTATCATGCTAGaaccagcatggtggtggttagTAATATAAACTATAGTAATGTTGTAGCCTGCTATATGAATGACATTAATAATAATGTTGTAtgacacagctgtgtgtgtgtgtgtgtgtgtgtgtgtgtgtgtgtgtgtgtgtgtgcgcgtgtgacaTGAGAAGGAGTGCAATATCTGGAGAGCAAAGCTTTTGATAAGTTAAAGAACGCAATGGTACATTTCAGCAGGCTGGCTGTCCggctgtcctgtgtgtgtgtgtgtgtgtatgtgtacattaTGAATCTGAGTATACATTATGACTTTGTATAGTCGCTACAGGGTCGTTGGGCCTGTGTATTGATGCAGGGGATGAAACCAGAGGTGTGGGTAATTATTGTGGCCCGGTCGGACATCACTGCTGGCTGACTCCCATCTGCTGGTGGTCCGGCCCTGGTTCCTCCTCCACGCCTGCATGGTACTGCTCAAACGTCTCATCATCTATGTCTGGTAGACCcagcaactagagagagagagagagagggagagtgagaaagaaagagagaggggggagagaaagagagagatggagagagattaagagagagggggagaaaaggggagagagagaaggagaagtagaccgagatgagggagaggatgacATTTAACAGTTGTTATGTTCTTTTCTTTAGGAGTAGTCTAGTTGTTTTATTAAATAGCGTTAGGCTACTTACAGGTCTAAAGGAAGTGAAGACTTTGTCCAGGACCTCTAGCAGTGTTTTCTTCCCGCAGGAGGAGATGTAGTCCTGGGCTAGCTGTAGGAACGGCAGGCAGTCCTCACTCTCACTCCATACATGCTGtagacgtacacacacaccacaccccaccccacacacatgttATTAACCTAACCCATGTAGCCACATTGTCACATTATCACTGTAATACTGTGCTAATGACACTGCTCAAaataataaagggaacacttaaacaacacaatgtaactccaagtcaatcacacttctgtgaaatcaaactgtccacttaggaagcaacactgattgacaataactttcacatgctgttgtgcaaatggaatagacaacaggtggaaattattggcaattagcaagacaaagATAAAGGAGTGTTCTGCAGGTGTTgaacagaccacttctcagttcctatgcttcctggctgatcttttggtcacttttgaatgctggcggtgctttcactctagtggtagcatgaggagcagtctacaacccacacaagtggctcaggtagtgcagctcatccaggatggcacatcaatgcgagctgtggcaagaaggtttgctgtgtcagcgtagtgtccagagcatggaggcgctaccaggagacaggccagtacatcaggagacgtggaggaggccgtaggagggcaacaacccagcagcaggaccgctacctccgcctttgtgcaaggaggagcaggaggagcactgccagagccctgcaaaatgacctccagcaggccacaaatgtgcatgtgtctgctcaaacggtcagaaacagactccatgagggtggtatgagggcccgacgtccacaggtgggggttgtgcttgcagcccaacaccatgcaggacgtttggcatttgccagagaacaccaagattggcaaattcgccactggtgccctgtgctcttcacagatgaaagcaggttcacactgagcacatgtgacagatgtgacagtctggagacgccgtggaggacgttctgctgcctgcaacatcctccagcatgaccggtttggcggtgggtcagtcatggtgtgtggtggcatttctttggggggccgcacagccccccatgcgctcgccagaggtagcctgactgccattaggtaccgagatgagattctcagaccccttgtgagaccatatgctggtgcggttggccctgggttcctcctaatgcaagacaatgctagacctcatgtggctggagtgtgtcagcagttcctgcaagaggaaggcattgatgctatggactggcccgcccgttccccagacctgaatccaattgagcacatctgggacatcatgtctcgctccatccaccaacgccacgttgcaccacagactgtccaggtctgggaggagatccctcaggagaccatccgccacctcatcaggagcatgcccaggcgttgtagggaggtcatacaggcacgtggaggccacacacactactgagcctcatttggacttgttttaaggacattacatcaaagttggatcagcctggaGTGTGGTTGTcaactttaattttgagtgtgactccaaatccagacccccatgggttgatacatttgatttccaattatcatttttgtgtgattttgttgtcagcacattcaactatgtaaagaaaaaagtatttagtaagaatatttcattcattcagatctaggatgtgttattttagtgttcccttgatttttttgagcagtgtatatatacagtggggcaaaaaagtatttagtcagctaccaattttgcaagttcttccacttaaaaagatgagagaggcctgtaattttcatcataggtacacttcaactatgacagacaaaattagaaaaaaaaatccagaaaatcacattgtaggatttttaatgaatttatttgcaaattatggtggaaaataagtatttggtcaataacaaaagtttatatcaatactttgttatataccctttgttggcaatgacagaggtcaaacgttttctgcaagtcttcacaatgttttcacacacttttgctggtattttggcccattcctccatgcagatctcctctagagcagtgatgttttggggctgttgctgggcaacacggactttcaactccctcccaagattttctatggggttgagatctggagactggctaggccactccaggaccttgaaatgcttcttacgaagccactccttcgttgcccgggcggtgtgttcgggatcattgtcatgctgaaagacccagccacgtttcaccttcaatgcccttgctgatggaaggaggttttcactcaaaatctcacgatacttggccccattcattctttcctttacacagatcagtcgtcctggtccctttgcagaaaaacagccccaaagcatgatttctctccccccccccatgcttcacagtaggtatggtgttctttggatgcaactcagcattctttgtcctccaaacacgacgagttgagtttttaccaaaaagttatattttggtttcatctgactatatgacattctcccaatcttcttctggatcatccaaatgctctctcgcaaacttcagacgggcctggacatgtactgtcttaagcagggggacacgtctggcactgcagaatttgagtgcctggcggcgtagtgtgttactgatggtaggctttgttactttggtcccagctctctgcaggtcattcactaggtccccccgtgtggttctgggatttttgctcactgttcttgtgatcattttgaccccacggggtgagatcttgcgcggagccccagatcgagggagattatcagtggtcttgtatgtcttccatttcctaataattgctcccacagttgatttcttcaaaccaagctgcttacctatttctagattcagtcttcccagcctggtgcaggtctacaattttgtttctggtgtcctttgacagctctttggtcttggccatagtggagtttggagtgtgactgtttgaggttgtggacaggtgtcttttatactgataacaagttcaaacaggtgccattaatacaggtaacaagtggaggacagaggagcctcttaaagaagaaggtctgtgagagccataaatcttgcttgtttgtaggtgaccaaatacttattttccaccataatttgcaaataaattcattaaaaatcctacaatttgtctcattttgtctgtcatagttgaagtgtacctatgatgaaaatgacaggcctctctcatctttctaagtgggagaacttgcacaattggtggctgactaaatactttttcccccactgtacaCATGGTAGATGTTGGGTAGATACACTGAGTTTTATATGAGGTCAGAGTACAGCTAGTAGAAGTAGAATCTAGAGATTAGAGAGCGAGATAACACAGACATTCAAGGACAGGAGATCATGTAGGACTGTTACTGGAACAACTACTGCTGTagttaagcacacacacacacgcacacacacgcacgcacacacacacacagaaccttaAGATACTGGACATGGACGTGAGTGAATCACACAGGTATAACTGACTGGGGTTTGAATCTGTGtgccacaagactgtgttagcctccTGAACTTAAAGCCTTGGCACTCCCATGAGCTCTCCAGGGATTGGCCAACCCTAAACAGTGTTCCCCTGTGACCGAGAGGGAGCGGTGCattcactatgtgtgtgtgtctccccctgCTGATAGCAGTATTGATTGGCATGGTAACAGGATCTAATctgccagccagagagagagaggagtaccgTATTTCACTGCAGACTGGTACTGCCAGTGTCTGCCCTTGGGACTACCCAGCactgtgcctgtgtgtgggttggttcttctatccttgtggggacctaaaatccccaaaagttcccacaaggacagtaaaacaaGGTAAATTCGCCTTTGTGGGGACATTTCCCAAAGAAGGATATTTTAaatttaggggttaggtttagagttacaattagggttaatgttagaattagggttagggtaaggggttacgTGTAGGTTTATGgatagggaaaataggatttggaatggaaatacattttaggtcccCAGGAGGATAGAGGAACaaaacagtttgtgtgtgtgtgagagagtgatagTGAGAGAGTGaatcagagaggcagagacaggagggagagaaagtggcagagatGGTGGGGATAGGACCTAGTGCAGTAAACAGACTAGAGACCAAACAGGCCTACATGAGAAAACACATCTGCATCACACAGGAGCTCTCTAGTCCCCACTCTACATCAGCTGGCCATAGGGCGCGGACACCACAGTTCTCCTGGCGCAGCGCCCGGCAGTAAATAGATTATGTCAGCAGTCGCAGCGATTGTGGGGCCAATAAGAACTCAGGGCCGTGCATCCCTCCATAGGCAACTTGCAGTAATACCTCATGTTGTATACATTTGCTATGTAAATATGTAATGCACATACAGAGTCACTCAGCggacaaaacaacaacagcacTGCTATTGCAGGCCTGTGTCTATATGCGCAGGACAAGCGACATGCCCATAGCAGCTCAATGCGGTTTATCCCAACTGTTTGCAGATAAAAGAGGTCGCGGCATATTATGCGGCCAAAACAACATGCGCGCCAGGCGTGCTATAGTCCGGTGCACCAAATCAAACTGCAGTGACATCATTCCcgttgcgcacacacacactgcgccgGTGGACCCGAGAAGCAAACCCCAAAACACTGCAACCACACAAACGcatacacgaacacacacacacttacgaaATTCTCGGTCCCTCCCGTCATGTTATCGGGACAAAGGACATAGAAGGAGATTCCCGGTTCTGCGTAGAAGTCCAGTCTcctctcatcatcctcctccGCAAAGATCAGATCGAACGGAACAGACGAACACCATTTCTCCGCCACCTCCACCAGCTGCTTAaactccatcctctctctctctctctgccctcctctctcttagTCCTGGTGGTCTGGTCTGTGGGGGTCCGGGGCGCCGGTATAGACTAGTCTGTGGTCTCGTGCCCTCCTATTGATGCTGCTGTCTCTCGGTAAATAAAAACAGCTGACCGGACAGACAGCTGTAGCCTGCAGTTTCCCCTAACGCGCCATGCGCGTGGCGAGAGAGACAATATCTTTTCACTATCGCATTACACTGGCTTCACGGTATTCGGTAACAATAAGGTGTTTTCTCAAACCCTCATCCTTTCATTAGTCCATTAACCGATGAGATCAGCAGGGAGCAGTCCGTTCTGGGGTCGCATACATACGTTACGCACGCGTTGTGGAACGTTACGCCCATTAACGATTCAACGCGATGACGACAGGCTGAGACGCGGCACACTGCTGTCATCGATAAATTCCGTGCCTCCATACGAAATTATTGTTTCGTTCTCAACAAGCAGCCAGAGACTAACGTTCAAGACTATACatggaaatagggtgtcatttcacaTGTATTCCCTATTTAAATTAATGTTATTCTACATagagcagtaggcctatatgcctAATCTTATTATATAGGCACTGTCTAGAAATGTTATATAATAGTAAGCGTAATCACACGTGGGTTTAAAGCTGCAGCCTAGGCCTAGCCTACTTATTGCAATGACACTAGGCTAACTCCATTTACCAATGATTTATACTGAAGTTTATTTCTACAACTGTCTTCATTCCAACATGAATGAATGAGGCAGGCTTTTCAGTCCACACACCTTAAGCAAAGATAATGTGGGCTTGCACTGTCTAGGCTACAATAAATACAAACTATACCGTGTGTAGGCTAGCTGACAGAGGTACAGAGGTCCGCTAGGTGGTAGCAGCACCCTATCTAGATTGTCCCTCTGGTGAAATGAACCACTGGACCCCTTTCATACAATGATCACATAGACATGGCAGCTTGAAACCTATACTCTATATATGCTATACACACCGTAGACAGAACATTGAGAGAACATTGTGATCCctcatgtttgtgtttgtgtgtgtgtgtgtgtgtgtgtgtgtgtggtacattttccagtggtggaaaatgtactcaattgtca
This genomic interval from Oncorhynchus clarkii lewisi isolate Uvic-CL-2024 chromosome 18, UVic_Ocla_1.0, whole genome shotgun sequence contains the following:
- the LOC139372707 gene encoding maturin, with amino-acid sequence MEFKQLVEVAEKWCSSVPFDLIFAEEDDERRLDFYAEPGISFYVLCPDNMTGGTENFHVWSESEDCLPFLQLAQDYISSCGKKTLLEVLDKVFTSFRPLLGLPDIDDETFEQYHAGVEEEPGPDHQQMGVSQQ